Proteins from one Mycobacterium sp. HUMS_12744610 genomic window:
- a CDS encoding NADH:flavin oxidoreductase, which produces MSTPPDVFAPAKLGPVTLRNRTIKSATFEARTPNGLVSDDLIEYHRLPAAGGVGMTTVAYCAVSPGGRTEGNGLWMRPEAVPGLRRLTDAVHAEGAAVSAQIGHAGPVANAKSNRATALAPVRFFNPIGMRFARKATRDDIDDVTAAHANAAMLAIDAGFDAVEIHLGHNYLASAFLSPLINRRNDEFGGSLENRAKVARGLVMAVRRAVDMRGAGRIAVTAKLNMTDGVRGGISTEEALTTAKWLQDDGGLDAIELTAGSSLVNPMYLFHGDAPLKQFAAAFKPPLSWGMRMTGKKFLREYPYREAYLLRHAKLFRAELKMPLILLGGITNRETMDLAMAEGFQFVAMGRALLAEPDLINRIAADGDRHSVHSACTHCNQCMATIYSRTYCVVTGAPDSAR; this is translated from the coding sequence ATGTCTACCCCACCTGACGTGTTCGCCCCGGCCAAGCTGGGTCCGGTGACGCTGCGCAACCGCACCATCAAGTCCGCCACATTCGAAGCGCGCACGCCCAACGGGTTGGTTTCCGACGACCTCATCGAATACCACCGCCTGCCCGCCGCGGGCGGGGTCGGCATGACGACCGTCGCCTACTGCGCGGTCTCCCCCGGCGGCCGCACCGAGGGCAACGGACTCTGGATGCGTCCGGAGGCGGTGCCCGGGCTGCGCCGGCTCACCGACGCGGTGCACGCCGAGGGGGCGGCGGTGAGCGCGCAGATCGGCCACGCCGGCCCCGTCGCCAACGCCAAGTCCAACAGGGCGACCGCGCTGGCGCCGGTGCGGTTCTTCAATCCCATCGGGATGCGGTTCGCCAGGAAGGCGACCCGCGACGACATCGACGACGTGACCGCCGCGCACGCCAACGCCGCGATGCTGGCCATCGACGCCGGCTTCGACGCGGTCGAGATCCACCTGGGCCACAACTATTTGGCGAGCGCGTTCCTGTCTCCGCTGATCAACCGCCGCAACGACGAGTTCGGCGGATCGCTGGAGAACCGGGCCAAGGTGGCCCGCGGGCTGGTGATGGCCGTGCGCCGCGCGGTCGACATGCGCGGGGCGGGCCGGATCGCGGTCACCGCCAAGCTCAACATGACCGACGGCGTCCGCGGCGGCATCAGCACCGAGGAGGCGCTGACCACCGCCAAATGGCTGCAGGACGACGGCGGGCTGGACGCGATCGAGCTGACCGCGGGCAGCTCGCTGGTCAACCCCATGTACCTATTCCACGGCGACGCACCGCTCAAGCAGTTCGCCGCCGCCTTCAAGCCGCCACTGAGCTGGGGCATGCGCATGACGGGCAAGAAATTCCTGCGCGAGTACCCCTACCGCGAGGCCTACCTGTTGCGCCACGCCAAGCTGTTCCGGGCCGAGCTGAAGATGCCGCTGATCCTGCTCGGCGGCATCACCAACCGGGAGACGATGGATCTGGCGATGGCCGAGGGATTCCAGTTCGTCGCGATGGGCCGGGCCCTGCTCGCCGAGCCCGATTTGATCAACCGGATCGCCGCCGACGGTGACCGGCACAGCGTGCATTCGGCCTGCACGCACTGCAACCAGTGCATGGCCACCATCTACAGCCGGACGTACTGCGTGGTCACCGGCGCGCCCGATTCGGCCCGCTGA